A genomic stretch from Bradyrhizobium quebecense includes:
- a CDS encoding response regulator produces the protein MPSVLVVDDDPMVCVAIEVCLQRQGFDVTVADGGEAGMRALDKASFDVMLVDVFMPHMRGFEAIRVFHERAPDIPVIAMSGYAFANADRAPDFLRMTIELGASACLRKPFTPQALIAAVNECLAKSAPSARLSK, from the coding sequence GTGCCGAGCGTTCTCGTGGTCGATGACGACCCGATGGTGTGCGTCGCCATCGAGGTGTGCCTGCAGCGCCAGGGCTTCGACGTCACCGTCGCGGATGGCGGTGAAGCGGGCATGCGCGCGCTGGACAAAGCGTCGTTCGACGTCATGCTGGTCGACGTCTTCATGCCGCATATGCGCGGTTTCGAGGCGATCCGCGTCTTCCACGAGCGCGCGCCCGATATTCCCGTGATCGCGATGTCCGGCTATGCCTTCGCCAATGCCGACCGTGCGCCGGATTTCCTGCGGATGACGATCGAACTCGGCGCGTCAGCCTGCCTGCGCAAGCCGTTTACCCCGCAGGCGCTGATTGCCGCCGTTAACGAATGTCTTGCGAAGTCCGCTCCTTCTGCTCGTCTTTCCAAATAA
- a CDS encoding DMT family transporter encodes MTPVPVAGRAPLSPLGLGFLVVASTGWGLNFPIMKFLLTEWPPLSSRGLCGVVGAIALGLVAVARGQPLRVPDGMWTRLALVSTLSIGGWVASMGLALIWLRASEAAVLGISIPVWVALVAWPVLGERVSLPRALALGVALAGIAALIGGGGLDASLGKLPGILFALAGALCVGLGTVLTKFFKLAMPPLSLAAWQLAIAGVLIEQPQLAALSQFGWASMIYMTLIQFCLCYVCWFAALERLPAATASIGTLLVPVVGVLAAAAMLREPLSTSDIAALVVTFAAVAVALRT; translated from the coding sequence ATGACCCCAGTTCCAGTTGCAGGCCGCGCCCCGCTGTCACCGCTCGGCCTCGGATTCCTGGTGGTCGCATCGACCGGCTGGGGTCTCAATTTCCCGATCATGAAGTTCCTTCTCACGGAGTGGCCGCCGCTGTCGTCGCGCGGGCTCTGCGGCGTGGTCGGCGCGATCGCACTCGGTCTGGTGGCGGTCGCACGCGGACAACCGCTGCGCGTACCTGACGGCATGTGGACGCGGCTTGCGCTGGTGTCGACGCTTTCGATCGGCGGCTGGGTCGCGTCGATGGGCTTGGCGCTGATCTGGCTGCGGGCCAGCGAGGCAGCCGTGCTCGGGATCTCGATTCCGGTGTGGGTCGCGCTGGTGGCCTGGCCGGTGCTCGGCGAGCGCGTGTCGCTGCCGCGTGCGCTCGCGCTTGGCGTGGCGCTTGCCGGCATCGCCGCACTGATCGGCGGTGGCGGTCTTGACGCGAGCCTCGGCAAGTTGCCGGGCATCCTGTTCGCGCTCGCGGGCGCGCTCTGCGTCGGGCTTGGCACGGTGCTGACCAAGTTCTTCAAGCTCGCAATGCCGCCGCTGTCGCTCGCGGCCTGGCAGCTCGCGATCGCCGGCGTCCTGATCGAGCAGCCGCAGCTTGCTGCGCTGTCGCAGTTCGGCTGGGCGTCGATGATCTACATGACGCTGATCCAGTTCTGCCTTTGCTATGTCTGCTGGTTCGCGGCGCTGGAGCGGCTGCCCGCGGCGACCGCGTCGATCGGCACGCTGCTGGTGCCTGTCGTCGGCGTGCTGGCGGCCGCGGCCATGCTTCGCGAGCCACTCAGCACGAGCGACATCGCGGCGCTCGTGGTGACGTTCGCAGCCGTCGCGGTGGCGTTGCGGACATGA
- a CDS encoding BA14K family protein: MINMKVLSTAAALALALPLAVAPTVSFAQSAAQMGAMGGGGGARGGGGGGGGGHVGGGGGGGGFGGGRGAAMGGGGGGWHGGGGGGQWAGGGGGGWRGGGGGWHGGYHRGGGGFWPGAVAGAVVGGALASGAYYGGYGPGYGYYDDSYGYYDDSAPVAVEAAPGGDASYCAQRYRSYDPGSGTYLGFDGLRHPCP, encoded by the coding sequence ATGATCAATATGAAGGTTCTGAGCACCGCCGCGGCGCTGGCGCTTGCGCTGCCGTTGGCTGTGGCGCCGACCGTCTCGTTCGCCCAGTCTGCCGCACAGATGGGCGCGATGGGCGGTGGCGGTGGTGCGCGCGGCGGCGGCGGTGGCGGTGGCGGTGGCCATGTCGGCGGCGGCGGCGGCGGTGGTGGCTTTGGCGGCGGCCGTGGTGCTGCGATGGGCGGCGGGGGCGGTGGCTGGCATGGCGGTGGTGGCGGCGGCCAGTGGGCCGGTGGCGGCGGCGGTGGTTGGCGCGGCGGCGGTGGCGGCTGGCACGGCGGTTATCACCGTGGCGGCGGCGGCTTCTGGCCGGGCGCGGTTGCGGGCGCAGTCGTCGGCGGAGCGCTCGCCTCGGGCGCGTATTACGGCGGTTATGGCCCCGGATACGGCTATTATGACGACAGCTACGGCTATTACGACGACAGTGCGCCTGTCGCCGTGGAGGCCGCCCCGGGCGGCGACGCGAGCTACTGCGCGCAGCGCTACAGGTCGTACGACCCGGGTTCGGGCACCTATCTCGGCTTTGACGGCCTGCGGCACCCCTGCCCGTAA
- a CDS encoding NADH:ubiquinone oxidoreductase subunit NDUFA12 → MKQFLLKFFTWWNGQTFGTQLWTSRYGELVGEDEQGNRYYRTKGGEIDPTLHFERRWVVYNGYAEASRIPAGWHGWLHHTVDVPPTEETYAPREWEKPHLPNMTGTAQAYRPSGSTLASGRRPKATGDYHAWTPGS, encoded by the coding sequence ATGAAACAATTCCTGCTGAAATTCTTCACCTGGTGGAACGGCCAGACCTTTGGCACGCAATTGTGGACCTCGCGCTACGGCGAGCTGGTCGGCGAGGACGAGCAGGGCAATCGCTACTACCGGACCAAGGGCGGCGAGATCGATCCGACGCTGCATTTCGAGCGCCGCTGGGTGGTCTATAACGGCTATGCCGAAGCGTCCCGGATCCCGGCCGGCTGGCACGGCTGGCTGCATCACACGGTTGATGTGCCCCCGACCGAGGAGACGTACGCGCCGCGGGAATGGGAAAAGCCGCATCTTCCGAACATGACCGGCACCGCGCAGGCTTACCGTCCGTCCGGCTCGACGCTGGCGAGCGGCCGCCGCCCCAAGGCGACCGGCGACTATCACGCCTGGACGCCCGGAAGCTGA
- a CDS encoding DJ-1/PfpI family protein has protein sequence MSEPLQIGLLVFPKVTQLDLTGPLQVFSSVPGANVHLIWKRIEPVPTDSVMVLTPTTTFADCPQLDVICVPGGFGTDDMVGDAEVLAFLRKQAEGAKYVTSVCTGSLVLGAAGLLKGYRATTHWSAIDFLAGFGAIPTKTRVCVDRNRFTGGGVTAGIDFALTLVSELVDRKTAEAIQLRLEYNPAPPFNAGSPDTAPAEILAFMKERMGPAHARRGELMSRAAARLS, from the coding sequence ATGTCCGAACCCCTGCAGATTGGATTGCTCGTCTTCCCGAAGGTGACCCAGCTCGACCTGACCGGTCCGTTGCAGGTGTTCTCCTCGGTTCCCGGCGCCAATGTGCATCTGATCTGGAAACGGATCGAACCAGTTCCGACCGACTCCGTCATGGTCCTGACGCCGACCACGACCTTTGCCGACTGCCCGCAGCTCGACGTGATCTGCGTGCCCGGCGGGTTCGGCACCGACGACATGGTCGGCGACGCGGAGGTGCTCGCCTTCCTGCGCAAGCAGGCCGAGGGAGCGAAATACGTCACGTCGGTCTGCACGGGCTCGCTGGTGCTCGGCGCCGCCGGTCTGCTGAAGGGTTATCGCGCCACCACGCATTGGAGTGCGATCGATTTCCTGGCGGGCTTCGGAGCCATCCCGACCAAGACGCGCGTCTGCGTCGACCGCAACCGTTTCACCGGCGGCGGCGTCACCGCCGGCATCGATTTCGCGCTGACGCTGGTGTCCGAGCTCGTCGATCGCAAGACCGCGGAAGCGATCCAGCTCAGGCTCGAATACAACCCGGCCCCGCCGTTCAATGCCGGCTCGCCCGATACCGCACCGGCCGAGATCCTCGCCTTCATGAAGGAGCGGATGGGACCGGCACATGCGCGCCGGGGCGAATTGATGAGCCGCGCTGCGGCACGGCTGTCCTGA
- a CDS encoding GlxA family transcriptional regulator, producing MIGILIFPDFQLLDAAGPIAAFEIAARFANNPPAIKTIAVKAGPVRSSSGVEMLARGLKPSAAITTLIVAGGNGVRTPATCPITLSFVRRMASRGIRVASVCSGAYVLAEAGLLDGRRATTHWQRTPHFVKTYPKVKLEPDQIFVRDGNIWSSAGITAGIDLALAMITEDYGDEVAQSTARQLVLYHRRSGGQSQFSSLLELKAPNGRFGPLLAWAREHLDAPLTVEDLADKAGMSSRHFTRAFIAETGTTPSKAVERLRIEVARQRVQSSGEAIERVAEITGFRDPERMRRAFIRAFGQPPQSLRRASRAE from the coding sequence ATGATAGGCATCCTGATCTTTCCCGACTTCCAGCTGCTCGATGCGGCCGGCCCAATCGCGGCGTTCGAGATCGCGGCGCGCTTCGCCAACAACCCGCCGGCGATCAAGACGATCGCGGTGAAGGCCGGGCCGGTGCGCTCTTCGTCCGGCGTCGAGATGCTGGCGCGCGGCCTCAAGCCGTCGGCGGCGATCACAACGCTGATCGTCGCGGGCGGCAACGGCGTGCGCACGCCGGCGACCTGTCCGATCACGCTGTCATTCGTGCGGCGGATGGCGAGCCGCGGCATCCGCGTCGCCAGCGTCTGCTCGGGCGCCTATGTGCTGGCCGAGGCCGGCCTGCTCGACGGCCGCCGCGCCACCACGCATTGGCAGCGCACGCCGCATTTCGTGAAGACCTATCCGAAGGTCAAGCTCGAGCCGGACCAGATCTTCGTCCGCGACGGCAACATCTGGAGCTCGGCCGGAATCACCGCCGGCATCGACCTCGCACTCGCCATGATCACCGAAGACTACGGCGACGAGGTCGCGCAGAGCACCGCGCGGCAGCTCGTGCTGTATCATCGGCGCAGCGGCGGGCAGTCGCAGTTTTCCTCGCTGCTGGAATTGAAGGCGCCGAACGGCCGGTTCGGGCCGCTGCTCGCCTGGGCGCGCGAGCATCTCGATGCGCCGCTGACGGTCGAGGACCTCGCCGACAAGGCCGGGATGAGCTCGCGGCATTTCACCCGCGCCTTCATCGCGGAGACCGGCACCACGCCATCGAAAGCGGTCGAACGGTTGAGGATCGAAGTCGCGCGGCAACGCGTGCAGTCGTCGGGCGAGGCGATCGAGCGCGTCGCCGAGATCACCGGCTTCCGCGATCCCGAGCGGATGCGCCGCGCCTTCATCCGCGCCTTCGGCCAGCCGCCGCAATCGCTGCGCCGGGCATCGCGCGCGGAGTAG
- the nhaA gene encoding Na+/H+ antiporter NhaA produces MDHRLPAQDLPRAQRLAEQAFATLQRFLHVEAVSGGVLLAAAAAAMIWANSAFADSYHALWHQQLSIGFGGFVSSRSLHFWINEGLMTIFFLVVGMEIRREIHEGALSRFDQAMLPVIAAAGGVIAPALIYIGLNADPVRGQGWAVPTATDIAFAVGALALLGRSIPVNLRVFLLALAIIDDVIAVLIIAFVYSGGLELSGFVVAALGILMVVGLQRIGVGSALAYVPAGALVWTGLLMSGAHPTLAGVVLGLMTPVRPMPLREPPLQMVSRVVAELRDGDAAWKDIHRLRSRRRALHVAHREMLPPVVRVQTALHGWVAFGIMPLFALANAGISLTASGLAAGPQSVMLGVGLALALGKPVGVVGATWLAVKSGRCRLAPGMTWGGVCLIGLLAGIGFTMSIFTAMLAFPDEALLNAAKLGVLGGSLAAALLGLGWGAAYARRQRKGATAHP; encoded by the coding sequence ATGGATCACCGACTGCCCGCCCAGGACCTGCCGCGAGCCCAACGACTTGCCGAGCAGGCGTTCGCCACGCTCCAGCGCTTCCTGCACGTCGAAGCCGTCAGCGGCGGCGTACTGCTGGCTGCGGCAGCCGCTGCAATGATCTGGGCCAACTCTGCTTTCGCCGACAGCTATCACGCGCTCTGGCACCAGCAGCTCTCGATCGGGTTTGGCGGCTTCGTCAGCTCCCGATCGCTGCATTTCTGGATCAACGAAGGGCTGATGACGATTTTCTTCCTCGTCGTCGGCATGGAGATTCGGCGCGAGATACATGAAGGCGCGCTGAGCAGATTCGACCAGGCGATGCTGCCCGTGATCGCGGCAGCCGGCGGCGTCATCGCCCCGGCACTCATCTACATTGGCCTGAATGCCGATCCCGTGCGCGGCCAGGGCTGGGCCGTACCGACGGCAACGGACATCGCCTTTGCCGTGGGCGCGCTCGCTTTGCTGGGACGATCGATCCCGGTCAATCTACGGGTGTTCCTGCTGGCGCTCGCGATCATCGACGACGTCATCGCGGTGTTGATCATTGCCTTCGTCTACTCCGGCGGACTGGAGCTGAGCGGGTTTGTCGTGGCGGCGCTCGGCATTCTGATGGTCGTCGGGCTTCAGCGGATCGGCGTCGGCTCCGCCCTCGCCTACGTTCCGGCGGGCGCACTGGTCTGGACCGGGCTGCTGATGAGCGGAGCGCATCCGACCCTTGCCGGTGTCGTGCTCGGCCTGATGACCCCGGTGCGGCCGATGCCGCTGCGGGAGCCGCCCCTGCAAATGGTGTCGCGCGTGGTCGCGGAGTTGCGCGACGGCGATGCGGCCTGGAAGGATATCCATCGCCTCAGGTCACGGCGCCGTGCGCTCCACGTCGCGCATCGCGAGATGTTGCCACCCGTCGTGCGCGTGCAGACGGCGCTGCATGGCTGGGTCGCCTTCGGCATCATGCCCTTGTTCGCGTTGGCGAACGCCGGCATCAGCCTGACAGCTTCCGGCCTCGCTGCCGGACCTCAATCCGTGATGCTGGGCGTGGGGCTTGCCCTTGCCTTGGGAAAACCGGTCGGTGTGGTCGGTGCCACCTGGCTCGCGGTCAAGTCGGGGCGCTGTCGGCTCGCACCCGGCATGACGTGGGGCGGCGTCTGCCTCATCGGCCTGTTGGCCGGAATCGGTTTCACCATGTCGATTTTCACCGCCATGCTCGCCTTCCCCGACGAGGCGTTGCTCAACGCGGCAAAGCTGGGCGTGCTCGGGGGCTCGCTCGCCGCGGCGCTGCTTGGGCTCGGTTGGGGCGCGGCCTACGCGCGTCGTCAGCGCAAAGGGGCAACGGCGCACCCCTGA
- a CDS encoding cation:proton antiporter, producing MSSSIEIARHTLLSCGLVLAIGTVAALFAQKVRIPDVAVFLIVGILIGPHALGLVDIAADSALNQIILLFGASYILFDGGATLRLAVLKQVWITIAVIATAGVVITATITGLAAKFILSVPAVVAFLLAATLASTDPATLVPIFRQVRIRDRVAQTVMSESAFNDAVGAIITFSFLGMATGSAFSLSATLFELVTHSAIGIVAGIMLGYLAALLIAHEKWAFLAEYAPVVTVVAVISAYFAAEGMHASGFMAVFVFGIMLGNKERFGFQMEPGEAQKLDEFVLTTAFILRLFIFILLGAQVNFALMQQYWIGGVAVTLVLMFLARPATVFLCALPDRRARWSFAELLFMCWTRETGVIPAALAGLMLGMKAPGAEMIASVTFVAILTTILIQASTTRWLASKLGLLEADQG from the coding sequence GTGTCCTCCTCGATCGAAATCGCCAGGCACACGCTGCTCTCCTGCGGTCTGGTCCTGGCGATCGGTACAGTCGCGGCGCTCTTCGCCCAGAAGGTCAGGATTCCCGACGTCGCGGTATTCCTCATCGTCGGCATCCTGATCGGCCCGCATGCCCTTGGACTTGTCGATATCGCAGCCGATTCCGCGCTGAACCAGATCATTCTGCTGTTCGGCGCAAGCTACATCCTGTTCGACGGCGGTGCGACGCTGCGGCTCGCCGTGCTGAAACAGGTCTGGATCACGATCGCAGTGATCGCGACGGCGGGCGTCGTGATCACTGCGACCATCACGGGACTGGCGGCCAAATTCATTCTGAGCGTTCCCGCGGTCGTGGCGTTCCTGCTCGCGGCAACGCTCGCCTCGACCGATCCGGCGACACTCGTACCGATCTTCCGCCAGGTTCGCATCAGGGACCGTGTTGCGCAGACCGTGATGAGCGAGTCCGCGTTCAACGACGCCGTGGGGGCAATCATCACCTTCAGCTTTCTGGGGATGGCGACAGGCAGCGCGTTCTCGCTCTCCGCCACCTTGTTCGAGCTGGTGACGCATTCCGCCATCGGTATCGTCGCCGGCATCATGCTGGGTTATCTCGCGGCATTGTTGATCGCTCACGAGAAGTGGGCATTCCTTGCTGAATACGCGCCGGTGGTGACCGTCGTCGCCGTCATCAGCGCCTATTTCGCCGCCGAGGGCATGCACGCATCCGGCTTCATGGCCGTGTTCGTGTTCGGCATCATGCTCGGCAACAAGGAACGTTTCGGGTTCCAGATGGAGCCGGGCGAAGCGCAGAAGCTCGATGAGTTCGTGCTGACCACGGCCTTCATTCTGCGTCTGTTCATTTTCATTCTGCTGGGTGCTCAAGTCAATTTTGCCCTGATGCAGCAGTATTGGATTGGTGGCGTGGCAGTCACGCTGGTGTTGATGTTTCTTGCGCGCCCCGCGACCGTCTTCCTGTGTGCGCTGCCCGACCGTCGCGCGCGCTGGAGTTTCGCGGAACTGCTGTTCATGTGCTGGACCCGCGAAACAGGCGTCATCCCCGCCGCGCTCGCCGGCCTCATGCTCGGCATGAAGGCGCCGGGAGCGGAGATGATCGCCTCCGTCACCTTCGTCGCGATCCTGACCACCATCCTGATCCAGGCCTCCACCACGCGCTGGCTTGCCTCGAAGCTCGGGCTGCTGGAAGCCGACCAGGGCTGA
- a CDS encoding alpha/beta hydrolase — MPVVLDPDAAAVYKAFQEAGRPAYESLTAPEAREYYRAARIVSNPEPPALDSSNELAIPAPHGAIPARIYTPKTLRKTDGLVPCLMFFHGGGWVIGDLDTHEVVCQKLAHEGELIVISVDYRLAPEHRFPAAVDDAVTATKWVAANARDLGIDASRLIVGGDSAGGNLAAVVALTARDGGPKLAAQLLVYPATDFSRKHPSHREPETSILLTHSVIGWFGNHYLGDADHSDWRASPARAKDFAGLPPAYVLTAGADPLRDEGDEYATFLRDAGVPLTYRHFPGQFHGFFTMGKLLNQANVAVTEISAWLKAQG; from the coding sequence ATGCCCGTCGTTCTCGATCCCGATGCCGCCGCCGTCTACAAAGCTTTCCAGGAGGCCGGCCGCCCCGCCTATGAATCGCTGACCGCACCGGAAGCGCGCGAATATTATCGGGCCGCCCGCATCGTCTCCAATCCCGAGCCGCCGGCGCTTGATTCAAGCAACGAGCTTGCGATCCCGGCGCCGCACGGCGCGATCCCGGCCCGCATCTACACGCCGAAGACGCTGCGCAAGACAGACGGGCTCGTGCCGTGCCTGATGTTCTTCCATGGCGGCGGCTGGGTGATCGGCGATCTCGATACCCATGAGGTAGTTTGCCAGAAGCTTGCCCATGAGGGCGAGCTGATCGTGATCTCAGTCGATTACCGGCTCGCGCCCGAGCACCGCTTCCCTGCCGCGGTGGACGACGCCGTCACCGCGACCAAATGGGTCGCCGCCAATGCTCGGGATCTCGGCATCGATGCTTCGCGCCTGATCGTCGGCGGCGACAGCGCCGGCGGCAACCTCGCGGCCGTGGTTGCCCTCACCGCCCGCGACGGCGGACCGAAGCTCGCCGCCCAGCTGCTGGTCTATCCCGCGACCGATTTCTCGCGGAAGCATCCCTCGCACCGCGAGCCCGAGACCAGCATCCTCTTGACGCATTCGGTGATCGGCTGGTTCGGCAACCACTATCTCGGCGACGCCGACCACAGCGACTGGCGCGCCTCGCCCGCGCGCGCGAAAGACTTTGCCGGATTGCCGCCGGCCTATGTGCTGACCGCGGGCGCCGATCCGCTGCGCGACGAAGGCGACGAGTATGCGACATTCCTCAGGGATGCCGGCGTGCCCTTGACCTACCGGCATTTCCCCGGCCAGTTCCATGGCTTCTTCACCATGGGCAAACTGCTCAACCAGGCCAATGTCGCGGTGACCGAGATCAGCGCCTGGCTGAAGGCACAGGGCTAG
- a CDS encoding SDR family NAD(P)-dependent oxidoreductase, whose protein sequence is MPDRIRLDGRVAVVTGAAGVIGTATLQLLAERGARIVAVDRKEADLSAAIKDLPASAEALAIAADVTDEDEVKDYVRTAVDRFGTIDAFYNNAGIEGDIRPIPEYSLESFRRVLDVNVVGVFLGMKYVLPVMLKQNKGSIINTASIAGLMGSPMIAVYSASKHAVIGLTKSAAWECSGTGVRVNCVCPGMIESRMLNTILQGRSGGNAPPPVEKIVDRIPARRLGLASEVASIVAFLASDEASYVSGSAYTVDGGRTAA, encoded by the coding sequence ATGCCAGATCGCATCAGGCTCGACGGCCGGGTTGCCGTCGTCACCGGGGCTGCCGGCGTCATAGGAACCGCCACGCTCCAACTGCTTGCAGAGCGCGGGGCGCGGATCGTCGCGGTCGACCGCAAGGAGGCCGACCTCAGCGCCGCCATCAAGGACCTGCCCGCCTCGGCCGAGGCCCTCGCGATCGCCGCCGACGTCACCGATGAGGACGAGGTCAAGGACTATGTCCGTACCGCCGTGGACCGCTTCGGCACCATCGACGCCTTCTACAACAACGCCGGCATCGAGGGCGACATCAGGCCGATCCCGGAATATTCGCTGGAGAGCTTTCGCCGGGTGCTCGACGTCAATGTCGTCGGCGTCTTCCTCGGCATGAAATATGTGCTGCCGGTGATGCTGAAGCAGAACAAGGGCAGCATCATCAACACCGCCTCGATCGCCGGCCTGATGGGATCGCCGATGATCGCGGTCTACAGCGCCAGCAAGCATGCCGTGATCGGGCTGACCAAGAGCGCGGCCTGGGAATGCAGCGGCACCGGCGTGCGGGTCAATTGCGTCTGCCCCGGCATGATCGAGAGCCGGATGCTGAACACCATCCTGCAGGGCCGTTCCGGCGGCAACGCGCCGCCGCCGGTCGAGAAGATCGTCGACCGCATCCCGGCACGCCGGCTCGGCCTCGCGAGCGAGGTCGCATCGATCGTCGCTTTCCTCGCTTCCGACGAGGCGAGCTACGTCTCCGGCTCCGCCTACACCGTCGACGGCGGCCGCACCGCCGCCTGA
- a CDS encoding DUF2155 domain-containing protein produces MLRTIALTGFAALVAASTISLAPPARAQIGTIFSDPAPRPPGSIPRGQAAPPSDDDEEVPELPRGRLLPTQPRALPPGQAVPPPGSVQSQPLAPPPGSTVAPPGVAVQPPQPGGPAVANTPPGANPLPGLPPGQRQPKGTPQGAPQGTPPQTPAALQPGDEVVQEPPSTKITNKKASFSGLDKITGRIINFDEDIGETVQFGALRVKTDACYTRPSTEAANTDAFVEVDEITLQGEVKRIFSGWMFAASPGLHGVEHPIYDIWLTDCKGPDQTIVTAAPDPPKAPTPPPPPAQKRAPPKQAAPRPPPQPLPQYQQQPPPPPPQQQRPGGLFGGLFGN; encoded by the coding sequence ATGCTTCGAACCATTGCCCTGACTGGCTTTGCGGCCTTGGTTGCCGCCTCAACCATCTCGCTTGCGCCGCCCGCGCGCGCGCAGATCGGAACGATTTTCTCCGATCCCGCGCCGCGTCCGCCCGGCTCGATTCCGCGTGGCCAGGCGGCGCCTCCCAGCGACGACGACGAGGAAGTGCCGGAACTGCCGCGCGGGCGCCTGTTGCCGACGCAGCCGCGGGCGTTGCCGCCGGGCCAGGCGGTGCCGCCGCCCGGCAGCGTGCAGTCGCAGCCTTTGGCGCCGCCGCCAGGTAGCACGGTCGCTCCGCCCGGCGTTGCCGTACAGCCGCCGCAGCCCGGCGGCCCCGCCGTTGCCAACACACCGCCCGGTGCCAATCCGCTGCCTGGCCTGCCGCCGGGGCAGCGTCAGCCCAAGGGGACGCCGCAGGGCGCGCCACAGGGCACCCCGCCGCAGACGCCTGCCGCGTTGCAGCCGGGCGATGAGGTCGTGCAGGAGCCGCCGTCGACCAAGATCACCAACAAGAAGGCGAGCTTCTCCGGCCTCGACAAGATCACCGGACGCATCATCAATTTCGACGAGGATATCGGCGAGACCGTGCAGTTCGGCGCACTGCGGGTGAAGACCGATGCCTGCTACACCAGGCCGTCGACGGAAGCCGCCAACACCGACGCCTTTGTCGAGGTCGACGAGATCACGCTGCAGGGCGAGGTGAAGCGGATCTTCTCGGGCTGGATGTTCGCGGCGAGCCCCGGCCTGCATGGCGTCGAGCATCCGATCTACGACATCTGGCTGACCGACTGCAAAGGGCCGGACCAGACCATCGTGACCGCCGCGCCCGATCCGCCGAAGGCGCCGACGCCGCCTCCGCCGCCGGCCCAGAAGCGTGCGCCGCCGAAGCAGGCCGCGCCGCGTCCGCCGCCGCAGCCGCTGCCGCAATACCAGCAGCAGCCGCCACCTCCGCCGCCCCAGCAGCAGCGGCCGGGCGGACTGTTCGGCGGATTGTTCGGGAACTAG
- the aat gene encoding leucyl/phenylalanyl-tRNA--protein transferase, with protein sequence MTSRDSASSEITPEVLLRAYACGIFPMAESADDPTLFWVEPELRGVIPFDGFRVASRLARTVRSDVFTVTVDTAFKAVIAGCAAPQPGRDDTWINKRIRDLYVGLHASGHCHSVEVWQDDILVGGLYGVSLGRAFFGESMFHTARDASKVALVHLVARLIAGGFELLDTQYVTEHLKTFGAVEISRRRYRALLDKAISGAPADFRKLDTTQPVKGADALAIIAARN encoded by the coding sequence ATGACCTCACGCGACTCCGCCTCCTCCGAGATCACGCCCGAGGTGCTGCTGCGCGCCTATGCCTGCGGCATCTTCCCGATGGCGGAGAGCGCCGACGATCCGACGCTGTTCTGGGTCGAGCCGGAATTGCGCGGCGTGATTCCATTCGACGGCTTCCGTGTCGCCTCCCGCCTGGCGCGCACCGTGCGCTCGGATGTGTTCACCGTCACCGTCGATACCGCGTTCAAGGCCGTGATCGCCGGTTGCGCGGCGCCGCAGCCCGGCCGTGACGACACCTGGATCAACAAGCGCATCCGCGATCTCTATGTCGGGCTGCACGCGTCAGGCCATTGCCACAGCGTCGAGGTCTGGCAGGACGACATTCTGGTCGGCGGCCTCTACGGCGTCAGCCTCGGCCGCGCCTTCTTCGGCGAAAGCATGTTTCACACCGCGCGCGACGCGTCGAAGGTCGCGCTGGTGCATCTGGTGGCGCGGCTGATCGCGGGCGGGTTCGAATTGCTCGACACGCAGTATGTGACCGAGCATCTGAAGACATTCGGCGCGGTGGAGATTTCGCGCCGCCGCTATCGGGCGCTGCTCGACAAGGCGATCTCAGGCGCGCCTGCGGATTTCCGCAAGCTCGACACCACGCAACCGGTCAAGGGTGCCGACGCGCTGGCGATCATCGCCGCGCGCAATTGA